The Porites lutea chromosome 4, jaPorLute2.1, whole genome shotgun sequence genome contains a region encoding:
- the LOC140933186 gene encoding uncharacterized protein: MKPNGFTEKYRVVSVSTKHENMASKRTLVKQKVTYGFVGDENLHDSDDDLSGKRSITKRVSFESHELSDSDSDAENSLGRINRRTARARDSLDGLFRETSIKEGEDHAGLIKGILGESQSSTSKDKGEPKPVARSRSRPPISPRRTHFEASHSVATSQVSSDEDNVTSGKWPARAKEKSPVAPPRTSPRQLQEKSLSSDMYSSQGVPKTRPPLSSRKGEMKSSDGDHEYDEYKTGKVSKDDHEFRYDRSKNVAEKPMVPIRRKKTIEVDSEGDVEVYDTERKKNLSEEKPTAPSRRKMTLEETQESYVVEDNRDYDYQRTKNIPEKPKAPQRRKKPFDETSEIQYSRPQIPMIKTSTFEDESPYTENDRIAVDYDGNLRMPKKLNGRSIVSRIRVDSSEEIEEEVDSGKVLYRKESYGSENYANDYDLIRGKAVEKVTEKSASTPPKPSPHIRSNVKSSTSRQPQLEEEVKQAKRPRSAPAIKKASSLETLSSQQDSRRGSSGVQEQEARKVQLKKSLTPQRPTSGKKSSLLAQLRQKARADITDTFEEHVPSKENIFETGSGHGDFYSTRGDTVDSRAWETPKPQRSGPLKANHGIDMITRSQQHKEIQHTDHTKGGSRRGSVTPKRSSSMTNLRDTSPEPWGGDSARSSQYGELMDTASIRQAVFDEWQRRKSAKLKEHMVSRSSEKKKQEEKEKEERERKKLAKRAFESWNEMKQEKSKEENAKKKEVMKKELEKQTEKNLKARDAKKYFESWKAKKDEELKEQHHKKTKEEREKKRKGEEEKTDKSKIAQKSFDNWKKNKDGKIKEESKKKRKEEKESTLKQEDENYERSIQSAECYQEWVEKKGKPRRGPPPPTLTQRSWCPSGRNSGNCIPGKVGAVIQAPAPNRSRTMSGSYYFKTNKF, from the exons ATGAAACCTAACGGTTTTACAGAGAAATACAGAGTTGTAAGTGTTTCTACAAAACACGAAAATATGGCTAGCAAAAGAACACTTGTGAAACAAAAGGTGACTTATGGATTCGTGGGAGATGAGAATTTACACGACAGTGACGATGACTTATCTGGAAAAAGATCCATAACAAAGCGCGTGTCGTTTGAAAGTCATGAGCTTAGTGACTCGGATTCTGACGCCGAAAACTCCCTTGGAAGGATAAATCGTCGCACTGCGCGAGCGAGAGATTCCCTTGATGGGTTGTTTAGAGAAACAAGCATAAAAGAAGGGGAAGACCATGCGGGTTTGATCAAAGGAATTTTAGGAGAAAGCCAGTCTTCGACCTCAAAAGACAAAG GAGAGCCAAAACCTGTTGCCAGATCTCGATCTCGTCCACCAATTTCACCTCGGCGAACTCATTTTGAAGCAAGTCATTCGGTAGCTACATCACAAGTGTCCTCAGATGAAGATAATGTGACTTCTGGAAAATGGCCTGCcagagcaaaagaaaaaagtccTGTTGCTCCTCCTAGGACATCACCACGGCAGTTACAAGAAAAGAGCTTGTCATCTGACATGTATTCTTCTCAAGGTGTACCAAAAACAAGGCCTCCCTTGTCATCTAGGAAGGGAGAAATGAAGTCATCTGATGGAGATCACGAATATGATGAATACAAAACAGGAAAGGTTTCTAAGGATGATCATGAATTTCGATATGATAGGAGTAAAAATGTAGCAGAAAAACCCATGGTTCCCATCAGGAGAAAGAAGACAATCGAAGTAGACTCTGAGGGAGATGTTGAAGTTTATGACACTGaacgaaagaaaaatttaagtgAAGAAAAACCGACAGCTCCTTCAAGGAGGAAAATGACTCTTGAAGAAACACAGGAGAGCTACGTAGTGGAAGACAACAGAGATTATGACTATCAAAGGACTAAAAACATACCAGAAAAACCAAAAGCCCCTCAAAGGAGGAAAAAACCTTTCGATGAAACAAGTGAAATACAATATTCTAGACCACAGATTCCCATGATTAAAACTTCAACGTTTGAGGATGAAAGCCCCTATACAGAAAATGATAGAATAGCTGTTGACTATGATGGAAATTTAAGAATGCCTAAGAAATTAAATGGTCGATCCATTGTTTCACGAATTAGGGTAGATTCTTCTGAAGAAATTGAGGAAGAAGTGGACTCAGGAAAAGTTTTGTACAGAAAAGAATCCTATGGTAGTGAAAACTATGCTAATGATTATGATTTAATACGTGGTAAAGCAGTGGAAAAAGTGACTGAAAAGTCTGCAAGTACACCACCAAAGCCATCACCTCACATTCGTTCAAATGTTAAAAGCTCTACGTCAAGGCAGCCTCAGTTAGAAGAAGAAGTTAAGCAGGCAAAGCGACCAAGAAGTGCACCTGCAATCAAAAAGGCATCCAGTCTTGAAACTCTCTCCTCACAGCAGGATTCAAGGAGGGGATCCTCTGGGGTACAAGAACAAGAGGCCCGAAAGGTGCAGTTAAAAAAGAGCCTTACCCCTCAGAGGCCCACTAGTGGAAAGAAAAGCTCTTTGCTGGCTCAGCTGCGGCAAAAGGCTAGAGCTGACATAACAGATACATTTGAGGAACATGTTCcttcaaaagaaaatatttttgagaCTGGCTCAGGTCATGGTGACTTTTACAGTACAAGGGGTGATACAG TTGATTCTAGAGCCTGGGAAACACCAAAGCCTCAAAGGTCAGGACCATTGAAAGCCAACCATGGTATTGATATGATAACCAGATCACAACAGCACAAAGAGATACAACACACAGACCACACAAAAGGAGGTTCACGCAGAGGGTCTGTTACACCAAAGAGATCCTCTTCCATGACAAATTTGAGGGACACCAGCCCTGAGCCATGGGGTGGAGACAGTGCAAGAAGCTCACAGTATGGCGAATTAATGGACACTGCATCAATACGCCAGGCAGTGTTTGATGAGTGGCAGAGAAGAAAAAGTGCAAAGCTGAAGGAACATATGGTTAGCAGGTCTTCTGAGAAAAAGAAgcaagaagaaaaggaaaaggaagaacGTGAGCGGAAAAAACTG GCAAAAAGAGCATTCGAATCCTGGaatgaaatgaaacaagaaaagAGCAAAGAGGAAAATGCGAAGAAAAAGGAGGTAAtgaaaaaagaacttgaaaaacaAACCGAGAAGAATCTGAAAGCTAGGGATGCCAAGAAGTACTTTGAGTCGTGGAAAGCAAAGAAAGATGAAGAACTTAAAGAACAGCAtcataagaaaacaaaggaagaaagagaaaagaagaggaaagGGGAAGAGGAGAAGACAGATAAAAGTAAAATTGCACAGAAAAGTTTTGACAATTG GAAAAAGAACAAAGATGGGAAAATCAAAGAGGAGtcgaagaaaaagaggaaagaggagAAAGAGAGTACTTTAAAGCAAGAAGATGAGAATTACGAGAGAAGCATTCAGTCCGCAGAGTGCTATCAGGAATGGgtggaaaaaaagggaaagccAAGGAGAGGTCCCCCGCCACCCACATTGACTCAAAG GAGCTGGTGTCCGAGTGGTAGAAATTCAGGCAATTGCATTCCAGGCAAAGTTGGTGCTGTGATTCAGGCGCCCGCTCCAAACAGATCGCGAACCATGTCAGGATCATACTACTTTAAGACAAATAAG ttttaa